TATCATTTCAATGGAGCGACAGGTGGCGGTATTCATGCAGTCCAAGGACATACAACTGGACTGTGACAGTATCGAAGCATGTCACCTTTTGCCCAGGAGAGGAACAAACGACAAGCCGAGCGTAGTCCTGAGATTTGTAAACAGAAAGCACAAGATCGCGTTGCTAAAACAGGGAAGAAAGCTAAAAGGAACAAACGTGTATATGAACGACCATTTGACCAAACGAAATGCTGATATAGCCCGAAAAGCACGCCAAATGAGGAGAGAGAAGAAAATTCTACAAACTTGGACTGCGAACTGTAAAGTATTCATCAAACTCAACGGTACTCCGGAGAACGCCAAAGTGCTGGTGATTAGAAACATCGAGGATCTGAACGAATATGACGTTTGAACTGGACTGTAAGGTAAAAGTGATTAAACACAATCATGACACACATTGACAATACGCAAGATGACACTAGCCACATAATTCAGTTGGTAAGTGAATATGACAATGTACAGTTGAAAGCATCTCAATACACTGAGCACCACCTACAAGACTTGGAACATGATATAGACCCGGACAATAATTTCCTCCTCAATATCAATGAGAACTGCTGCTACTACACCAATGAACAGTACAACCAGAATATTATTACTAAAGGCAAATTGTCCATTATCCATTTTAATAGTAGAAGCCTAAACAGGAATTTCAAGGACATCAAGGACTATTTACACACCTTTTCTCAACCATTTAACATAATTGCAGTATCTGAAACTTGGATTAACAGTGAAAAAGTGACAGATTTTGAACTGGATGGTTATGACTTTATTAATATGAATAGACAAAACAAGGGGGGTGGAGGGGTGGCAATCTATGTGGATAACACCTTGAGATTCAAACGTCTGGATGATATGACAACTGTGGTTGATAACCTACTTGAATGTCTAACAGTTGAAATTTGTATGGAAAAAAAGTAGAAATGTCATTATTAGTTGTGTATATACAGATCGCCAGGTACAAGCATTGAATGTTTTACAGATTGGATAGAATGCTTGTTTTCAAAGAAGAGTAATGTTAATAAAGCTGTCTTCATTTGTGGAGACTTTAATATTGACATGTTAAATCCCAGTAAAAATAATGATATAGATAATTTCATTGACACAATGTACAGTATGAGTCTATATCCCAAAATCACCAGACCCAGTCGAATTACGTCCCACTCTGCCACTCTAATCGACAACATATTCACTAATGATATTGAGAATAAGACCGTAAGTGGGCTATTGATCAAAGATATCACTGACCACCTCCCAGTTTTTCTGATATTCAATGGAAactacaggacaaaaaaattagaAAAGCCAACCCAATACAGAAGAACGAGATCAGAGGAATCTATTAGTTCATTCAAACATGATTTACTGGAGCAGAATTGGGATGTAATTTATGAAAATGGTGATGTTAATAGCGCTTACAATATATTCTTGAGAATATTTAGGTCAGTATATGATAAAAATTGCCCAATAAAAGAATGCACCAGTAAAAGAAAATATACTAATTGTCATTGGATCACGAAGGGATTGcaaaatgcttgcaaaaagaaaaacactctTTACAGAGAATTTATAagattgaaaacaaaagaagcagaaaataaatataaaaaatataaaaacaaattaactcatattataagGTCAAATAAGAGAGAGTATTATAAGAAATTACTagatgataataaaaacaatatcaaaggaATATGGAATTTATTAAACAGTATTATAAGAAACAGTACCTCTTCAATTAACTATCCAACGTATTTCACGAATGATGGTAAAGAAAATGATAATatggaagatgtggctaatgcctTCAATAAATTCTTTGTAAGTATCGGACCCGAACttgcaaaaaaaatcccagatccaCGGACAACTGGTAAAAATATGGAGGGATTGTTGGAGAGAAATCCCAATTCTATGTTTTTAAATGCAGTGGGTGAAGAAGAAGTGTTGGATATTGTAAACAAATGTAAGAACAAAATGTCCACTGACTCCAATGACATTAGTATGGCATTGGTAAAAAAGGTCATTACAGGGATATCAAAACCATTAACATATATCTGTAATTTGTCATTTCAAACCGGTGCATttccaaatgaaatgaaaatagctaaagttatacctctgtttaaaactgggagcaagcaccacttcacaaactatagacccgtctctttacttccacaattctctaaaatattagaaaaactatTTAATAACAGGTTAGATGCATTTATAGAAAAACATAAATTACTCTCTGACTGTCAATATGGGTTTAGATCAAACAGATCTACATCAATGGCAATAGTTGAAACAATAGAGGAAATCACAAATGCCATAGAAAAGAAACAATATGCAATGGGAATATTTATTGATctaaaaaaagcatttgacacaattaaccacGATATATTAATCAATAAAATGGAAAAGTATGGAATTAGGGGAGTTGTACTAGATTGGCTTAAAAGTTACTTAAATAAGAGACAACAGTTTGTGAAGTTGGGGGATTGCTGTTCATCGTGTTTGGATATTgtttgtggtgtcccccaggggtcagtgttggggccaaaactgttcatcctatatatcaatgatatatgtaaagtgtctacattattgaaattagtgttatttgctgatgacactgatattttttgttcaggggatgacttaaatcaattgcaagaagtcattatggaagaaatgagtaaactaaaaacttggtttgactacaataaattgtcattaaacctgactaagactaagttaatgctgtttggaaagaggacacatgaaacaaaggtgcagatacaaatagatggggtggatattgaaagggtttttgaaataaaattccttggagttacaattgacgatcaaattaactggaaatcacatataaaacatgtacaatctaagctgtcaagaagcatctcagtaataaataaagcaaagcaggttctggatcacaaatcactccacattctttactgttcattagttttaccatacttaacctactgtgtggaagtctgggggaataattataaaagctcattaaattcaataactacacttcagaaaagagctgtacgcatcatcaacaaggttggatatctggaccatactcactcactattcttacagtcaaaaatattaaaatttaatgatattattttgtatcaaactgcacaaataatgtataaagccaaaataaataaactcccgggaagcattcaaaaattgttcagcatacgagagggcggttataatttaagggggaatttaaatttcaaaatgcttagttatagaacgaccattaaaagtttttgtatttcaatttgtggagtgaaattatggaatggtttgaatgtggagttaaagcaatgtccaaacataaaccagtttaaaaagaagtataggtacatggtattccagaggtacagagatgaagaagggctttgatatcggcttgtttatgttacagaagagtgtggggctgcccattgaggcagtggtgttgctgtggtggcatgataccatttccatgatcactagtggtaatggtgtggctatgtatgtgtgtagtgtgcatatgtatgtatatatctataatttatgtatatacaagttcattaagtttgtacattgagtgaacaggtagttctaactcagagtaatttatgatttaaagaaaaggggtgggattaaataagtgtaaacttcttctcactccttttcaaatatgtaaaaaaaaagagaaaaagaaagtccaatgctcatttgtttttgttttttcttttccattgttttcattttgttataatgtctgttaaggctatagcactgtattggatcaggtttgctcttgtttttatgcatatttgaaataaaaaatatatcaatcaaaaaaattaaaacagcaaagtccatttggctgtcatctgttttaattatgagacacaattgtgtcacagtcatgattttttttttacatgcttgaaataagaaattgttactttaaaaaagtagttttatacttgtgagtgttgatgacacagctttgcaacagttgatgttctaatttcaagcatgttttactcaatataggtcatcaaatctcagcaacaagctgtaatatcttactgagatcatttaggaccaaaacacttaaaacaagtaaaacactctaacataaaatctgcttagtgagaaaaattatcttatcagacagaaaataagcaaatatcacccttatttgagatatttcatcttacttagatttcagtttttgcagtgtagaaggtggagattgaaccaggagccctcaggttgctgacacagccactctcccaactgcgccacgccgtccccctatATATAATAatgctgctcagtggccttgtggttagagtgtccgccctgagatcggtaggtcgtgagttcaaaccccggccgagtcataccaaagactataaaaaaaggggacccattacctcccgccttggcactcagcatcaagggttggaattgggggttaaatcaccaaataatttctgggcgcggccacggctgctgctcccctgtggggatgggtcaaatgcagaggataatttcaccgcacctagtgtgtgtgtgacaatcattggctctttaactttaatgttggccgctgtaacattgcacacaatgcATAGACATCATCAACAATGACACTTCATATACAGTACAAATTAACAGACTTCTTTGGCatcgaaacaggagttcagaacagtcTCATTACAAATACGTTTTCTATCATTGCAGGATGGTACTGGGGCTCCATCTCGGCGAGTCAGGCCCGGAGTACACTCCTGACAAAGTCGGAAGGCACCTTTCTGGTGCGGGACAGCAGTCACCCTCAGTACATGCTGGCGCTGTCAGTGATGACCCACTGCGGCCCGACCAGTGTCCGAATAAAGTACAACAAGGGCGCCTTCTGGCTGGACTCCCTCAGTCCCGAGCTACCTAACCTGCAGTCCTTTCCCGACGTCCTCAGCCTCATACAGCACTACAGCCGCTCGGGACACACGCCGCAAGGCCCGGCGGCGTCCATCGAGGACAATCCCCTTTCTACAGGAAAATCAGACGCGGCCCAGCGCCCGCCGGGTACTGAGGACAATGGCGTGTTGCTGAAGCTGCTGCGGCCTCTTCACAGGCCGGACACTTTCCTGTGTTTGCAGCACCTGGCGCGGCTCGCCATCAACAGAAATACAAACTGTCCCGACCAGTTGCCGCTCCCAAACCCTCTCCTGGACTACTTGCATGATTACCCTTTCCACATATGAGGGTCTCAGAGGCAGAGGCAGGGATACTCACTCAGGTCAAGTGTTAGTCGGTCCACACGGACTAAACCAAAAACTACTGTCACCCtccacaatgttgttgttttctttcCTTCAATATGATTTCTTTGTTTTTCACAATAAACGCACATTAGGAAGATCACACAACCCGAATAATACTAAAAAGTTTGTATGGAATTTAGATTTTTGTTTCATAAGACAGAAGGAAAATGGAAAAAAGTGTTTTCAGGACATCAGTTCATACTCTGTCCATTCAAAAAAAGAATGCCtaagactaaaaaaataaaatgaatcatGGCCCACATGAGAACTTTACCTTTGTGAATGCATAGCGCAGACCTCATACGTAGTTCTTTTTATTATACAGTGTAGGGTTGCATGTTAtacaggtactagtatagtaccgcgatactatactcggTACTGTACGCGGTACTGTTTAGAGGCGGtactaccgcctctaaaaagtaccggtccctccagtcatcgtcacgtcgtgtcattgatgtttttacgagcagacgagcatgttcgtcagcgcacaatcacagagtacttacaagcagacacagtgtgtagacagaaaagggagaacggaggcattttggcttaaaaactaaagataaaggtgaagttataacactgaaacgccctcaggaagaggtgctttaagacatggctagctagctagaagctaaagtccatccgcagtgtgcagtgttgtagctacttctaaatcactaatcctcgcctcgacatataaagtaagtttcttacaagtatcatccctgcaggatgaggaatagctaaacatgtttcaccacacaccgtagctcaccggcgtcacaatgtaaaaaaatgccatgggtggatctacacctaacatccactgtaatgataccaagtacaggatcgtatctagtcaataccacTATGACTACATCGATATTTTGTAGCATCAcaaaatttttatttacattatgtttataaatttaggaaatatgtccctggacggggataggttgattggcaacaataaatggtccctagtgtgtggatgtgagtgtgaatgttgtctgtctatctgtgttggccctgcgatgaggtggcgacttgtccagggtgtaccccgccttccgcccgagtgcggctgagataggctccagcgccccccgtgaccccaaggggaataagcggtagaaaatggatggatggatgtccctggacacatgaggactttgaatatgaccaatatatgatcctgtaactacttggtattggattgatacctacatttgtggtatcatccaaaactaatgtaaagtatccaaacagaagaataagtgattaatacattttaacagaagtgtagatagaacatgttgaaacggaaaataaccagatattaacagtaaatgaacaagtagattaataattaattttctaccacttgtcctttataattttgacaaaataatggaataTATATGACACagaatgttactgcatatgtcagcagactaattaggagcctttgtttgtttacttactgataaaagacaaattgtcttgtatgttcactattggtcggggtggggcggggtcgtggtcggggcgggggcacggttggggcgtggctaagaggggaggagtatatttacagctagaattcaccaagtcaagtatatatatatatatatatatatatatatataagaaatacttgactttcagtgaattctagctatatatatatatatatatatatatatatatatatatatatatatatatatttattttattacatatatatatatatatatatatatacatacatatatatgtatatgtatatgtatatgtatatgtatgtatgtatatatatatatatatatatatatatatatatatataaataagagaaatacttgaatttcagtgttcatttatttacacatatacacgcacataacactcatctactcattgttgagttaagggttgaattgtccatccttgttctattctctgtcaccatttttctaaccatgctgaacaccctctctgatgatgcattgctgtgtggcacgcacaaaagtgctttcatcaaatgcactagagtctggaatcttccatctctccctagtatggcccaaaaccggtcaatctttgcttcctgaggaagatcttcactgccaagcacttggttgtccactacttcttcccggaggctatccaggtccaatcgcagctgcggcttgaaacttacaagcgtatttcttcatcttactcgtcgtcggcgtcgccatggctgtatcttcctcgttcttctactttgtctccttgttgtgttgtgcactgcactctctaaaagccctagatgttattgtcacatatgcatgtacagtagatggcagtattgccccgtttaagagtgtcacaacattgctgtttacggcagacgaactgctttacggtagacgaaaacgtgactgctgttgctgtgtgttgttaccgcgctgggaggacgttaatgaaactgcctaacaataaacccacataagaaaccaagaactcgccctcgatcattctacagttataacgtgattgggcaggcacgctgtttatattgtgggaaagcggacgtgaaaacaggctgtcgacacgtcactcaggtccgcatggagctggagggggcgtggcctccagctccgcctgaattttgggagattttcggtaaaaaatttgtcccgggaggttttcgggagaggcgctgaatttcgggagtctcccggaaaatccgggagggttggcaagtatgacataacgttacgttagtcaatgtatcacacacagtaatgtaacgttagacggcggtcagcagcaccgcatattttagccacctacaaaaatacaacatagtcaaataaaggtcagttaaaatgtatactataagaaaaatatgtagggacggcgtggcgcagtggaagaatggccgtgcgcgacccgagggtccctggttcaatccccacctagtactaacctcgtcatgtccgttgtgtcctgagcaagacacttcacccttgctcctgatgggtgctggttagcgccttgcatggcagctccc
The DNA window shown above is from Nerophis lumbriciformis linkage group LG38, RoL_Nlum_v2.1, whole genome shotgun sequence and carries:
- the LOC133578185 gene encoding cytokine-inducible SH2-containing protein-like, which translates into the protein MRSFAQSRSHQTWLTMVHRLDHGPCCPHPPHQPPLDLGEDLSCIAATFQYLHTSGWYWGSISASQARSTLLTKSEGTFLVRDSSHPQYMLALSVMTHCGPTSVRIKYNKGAFWLDSLSPELPNLQSFPDVLSLIQHYSRSGHTPQGPAASIEDNPLSTGKSDAAQRPPGTEDNGVLLKLLRPLHRPDTFLCLQHLARLAINRNTNCPDQLPLPNPLLDYLHDYPFHI